The genomic stretch ACGAGCCAACGCACGATCGGCGTCGTCTCGAAGAGGCGCTGGTAATTGCTCAGCGTGAGCTCGCGCGGCACGATCTCCGGCGGGACCTTCACCACGTACTGGGACGGACTGAGCGACGTGAGGAAGAGCCAGTAGAGCGGGAACAACGAGAGAAGCCCGGCTGCGAGCAGGACGAGATGGACAGGGAGCTTGGTCCTAATACTCGACATCGGACCGTAGGGAGCGGAACTGCACGACGGCGACGGCGACGGCCATGATGAAGAGGACGACGGCCATCGCGCTCGCCAGGCCATAGCGGCCGAACTGGAACGCCGTGCTGTACACGAGCTGGACGATCGTGATCGTCGCGTTGTTCGGACCGCCCCCGTTGGTCATCACGTACACGCGCTCGAAGACCTGGAACGCGAGGATCGTGTAGACGACGAGCAGGTAGAGCGTGGTCGGCTTCAGCAGCGGTACGGTGATGTACCACCACTTCGTGAGCGGGCCGGCGCCTTCGACCTCGGCTGCCTCATAGAGCTCTCTTGGGAGCGCGCCCATCGCCGCCGAGTAGAGGACGACGCCACCGCCGGGGATCGTGAGCACCGCGCTCAGGATCACCGCGGCCAGTGCCTGGTCCGAGCTGCCGATCCATCGGAAGGGCTCGATCCCGAGTACCCCTAGGACGGTGTTCGCGAGACCGTACGGGTTCGGATTGAAGATCCAACGCCACACCATCGCGACGAGGATCGCGGAGTTCACCAGCGGGAGATAGAAGAGGGCGCGATAGAAGGTCTGGCTCTTGCGGCCGAGCGGCTGGATGAGGCTCGCGACGACGAGCGCGAGCGTCAGTTGCGCGGCAACGACGACGAGCGAGTACAGGACCGTGTTGCCGAGCGCCTGGCGGAACACCGGATCCTCGGCGAGCGTGACGAAGTTCGCCATCCCGACCCACTCGCTGCTCGCGATGCGCGCGCTCTGCAGCGACAGCGCGAACGCCTGCACGACGGGCAGGAGCGTGAAGACAACGAACAGCGCGAAGGTCGGCAGGACGAAGAGATACGACCAACCGTGACGCCGCAGCGCGGCGCCCACGCTATTTGTTCGCTTCGTCCAGCAGCTTCTGCGCGTTCGGCGCGACTTCGTCCAGCGCCTGCTTCGCCGTCTTCTTTCCCTCGAGGGCCGCGTCGCGCGCCGGACGCAGGTACTTCTGGTCGATCTCCGCCCAGGTGCTCACGTTCGGCAACACGTAGGTGAACGAGCCCATCTTCGCGACTTTCGCCTTCGCGGGGTGGTACTCGCCGTAGATCCCGGCCGCGCTCGTGCGCGCGGCGGGCGCGAGCCAGTATTCGACCGGCGGGCTCATCTTGTTCAGGTCCGGACCGATGTCGGGACCGGTGAGGTACTTCGCGAACTGGTGCGCCGCAGCCTTCTTCTCGGCATCCGCCTGCTCGCGCACGGCGATGAAGCCGACGCCACCCCACGCGGTCTGCGCGGTCTTGCCCTTCGGGAAGTTCGCGATCTCCCAGTTCGTACCGTACTTCCACTTCGGGTCCGCGTTGAGCACGTTGATCATCGCGCTCGGTCGCTGGAGGATCCCGATCTCGCCGCTGATGAAGCGCGCCTGTGAGTCGTTGGGGTTGAGCGTGAGGAAGTCGGGCGGCATGACCTTCTCTTTCGCGAGCGCGATCCACCGCTCGAGCCCGCTCACGGCCTCCGCGCTGTTGAACGTCCACGTCTTGACGTCCCTGTCATACAGGCGGCCTCCGTCGATGAGCATGAACGCGAACTCGTCGTTCGCGTGCGCGAAGCCGTAGATCTGCTTCCCGTCGGCTCGTTTGAAGGTGAGCTTCTTGGCCGCGTCCAGGAACTGCTCGTAGGTCCAGGTGCCGTCCGTCGGCGGAGTGACACCGCGCTCCTTGAAGAGGTCGAGGTTGATGTACTCGAACCACGGCACGATCCAGAGTGGATACGCCACGACCTTGCCCTTGTACGTCGTCGCGGTGAGCGCGCTCACATTGAAGTCGCTCCGTTCGGCCGAGGTGAGCGGCGGCTCGGACAGCTGGCCCGCGGCCGCGTATTTGAGGACGTCGCCGCCGGTCGTGTGGAAGACATCTGGGCCGGCCTTCTGCTGGAGGATCGCGAGGTCGAACTTCTGGTCCGTCTCGGGACCGAACGGCCCGCCCTGGATCGAGATCGTGAAGTTCGGGTTACGTACGCGGAAACCCTTCACCGCGCCGTCCGATGTCACGGTCTCGGCGTTCTGCGTTCCCGGGGTGTAGTTCCGGCGCCACCACTCGATGCTCACCGGCTTCGCCGCCGCTGCGGTCGGTGCCCCGGTCGCCACCGGGTTTGCCGCCTGAGGTGGCGGAGAACCGCACGCGGTGGCGACGCCGACCGCCGCAAGCGCTTGGAGGAACCGCCTGCGATCCATCTTCGGTCCGGCTTCGCGCTCCATCCTTGCTCCCTCCATGCGGATCTCGGGCTCGACTATACCTGCGCGGTGGTCCTCAGTCGGCGCGCACTGAATCGCGCCCTCCTCGAACGGCAGTTCCTACTTGCTCGGTCCAAGATCTCCGCGAAGGACGCCATCGAGTGGCTCGTCGGCATGCAGGCGCAGGTGCCTCTGGACCCATACATAGGACTGTGGACCCGGCTCGAGGGCTTTCGTACCGATGAGCTCGCGAAGCTGATCACCGACCGGCGAGCGGTGCGCATCGGACTGATGCGCGGCACCGTTCATCTCGTTACCGCGCGCGACGCGCTCGCGATCCGGCCCGTCGTGCAGCCGGTCTACGAGCGCATGTTCGTGAGCGCGAGAGACGACGTTGGCGCCCCGACCTTCACGAGCCGGCTCGCCGGTCTCGACTTGGAGGCGGTGCTCGCTCTGGGCCGGAATCTCGTGGATGAGACCCCGCGCAGCGCCGCGGAGCTTCGTCCGCTCCTGAAGAAGCGCTGGCCGGAGCGGGACGCCGACGCGCTCGCCGCGGCCGTGCACTTTCACCTGCCGCTCGTGCAGGTGCCGCCACGTGGTGTCTGGGGCGCGAGTGCTCAGCCGCGACACGCGTTGCTGCAGACGTGGCTCGGCCGCGATGTGGCCGGCGACGCTTCTCCCGACAAGCTGATGCAGCGGTACCTGCGCGCCTTCGGCCCAGCGACCGTCGCCGACGCCAGGACCTGGTCGCGCCTCACTGGGCTGCGCGAGGTCTTCGAACGGCTCCGGTCGAGCCTGCGCGCGTTCCGCGACGAGAGAGGACGCGAGCTCTTCGATGTGCCGGATGGTCCGCTGCCGGATCCCGACACGCCCGCGCCGCCGCGCTTCCTGCCGGAGTACGACAACGTCTTCCTCTCGCACGACGACCGCTCCCGCATCGTCCGTGATGACGTCCGCTGGTCGCAGAGGTCGGTGATGGAGGGTCGGTTCGGGACCGTGCTCATCAACGGATTCATCGGAGCGACATGGAAGATGAGCCGCGAGAAGGGCGACGCGCGGCTGCTCGTCGCGCCCGTCGTCCCGGTGGCGAAGCGCGACCTGGCCGCCGTGGCTGAGGAGGGCGCGCGACTGCTGGCGTTCACAGACCCCGACGCCAATTCGCGGGACGTGAGTGTCGCGCAGGCGACGAAATCCGCGCCGGGCTCGCGCCGTACTCCGAGTAAGACCACAATTTCGCGGAGGGCCAAGAAGGGGGACTGAGATGCCAACGACAAAGGAATCGCTGTTCGAGACGTTCCACATCGACGAGGAGGGCGTTGACCGGGTCATCGAGCGGATCAAGGCGCTGATCGAGGAGGGAAACGCCCGCCGCCTGCTGGTCAAGACCCGCGACGGTGTGACGCTCATCGAAGTCCCGCTGACCCTCGGTGTCGTGGGCGCGCTGCTGCTGCCGGTCTGGGCGGCCATAGCCGCGATCGCCGCGATCGTGACCGACGCGGTCGTCACGGTGGAGAAGCGAACGGACGACAAGGCCTAGACGCGATCGCGCGCTAGCGTTCTGTCTCGCATGACGCGGCAGCGCATCGCGATCGGCGGGATGCACATCGAGTCGAGCGCGTTCTCGCCGCATCGCAGCGGCGCGGCGGACTTCACCGTCCTGCGCGGCGCCGAGCTGCTCGCGCGTTACGACGACCTTCCCGCTCAGGTCGAGTGGCTGCCGCTCGTGCACGCGCGCGCGCTGCCGGGCGGCGCGGTCGTGCGCGACTTCTACGAATCGGTGAAGAGCGAGCTCCTGGGCGGCCTGCGTGCCGCGCTTCCACTCGATGGGGTATTTCTCGACATCCACGGTGCGATGAGCGTGGTCGGCATGACCGACGCGGAGGGGGATCTTGCGACGGCCGTCCGCGAGGTCCTGGGCCGCGGGGCGCTGCTCTCGGCGGCGATGGATCCGCACGGCAACATGTCGCGTCGCCTGGCGTCCGCGCTCGACCTCGCGACCTCGCATCGCATGTCGCCGCACGAGGACGCGCCGCTCACCCGCCGTCGCGCCGTCGCGAATCTCGTCGCTTGCCTCGACCGAGGTATCCGTCCGCGCAAGGCCTGGGTCCGCGTGCCCGTGCTGCTCCCGGGTGAGAAGGCGAGCACCAGGGACGAGCCCGCGCGTTCCATTTACGGCGCGCTTGCCGCGATCGAGCGGCTCGCCGGCATCATCGATGCGGCCGTGTGGATCGGCTACGCGTGGGCCGATGAACCGCGGTGCAGCGCGGCCGTCCTGGTGACCGGGACGGACGAGGACGCGATCGCACGTGAGGCGCGCGGTCTGGCCGAGCGGTACTGGAACGCGCGCGCGGAGTTCGCGTTCAGCACCGCCGCTGGCGACGCGGACTGGTGCATCGCGACCGGTCTTGCGAGTCGCGCTCGTCCTTTCTTCATCAGCGACTCTGGGGACAATCCGACTGCGGGTGGCGCGGGCGATGTCGCCTTCATGCTCGAGCGCCTCATCGCGCAACCCGCGCTCGCTTCCGGCCGAGCGACGGCGATCTGGGCGAGCGTCGTCGATCCGACCGCGGTCGCGCGGTGCGTCGACGCGGGCGAAGGTGCGACCGTCGATCTGCGGGTGGGCGGCGCGTTCGGATCGACACAGGGCGCGGGCACAGCGCTGCGTGGGGATGTGCTGCGGATCGCGTTCGGCGACCCCATCGGCGGCGACATCGCGGTCGTCGCGACCGGCGGCGTGCGCGCGGTCCTGACCAGCCGCCGGAAGCCATTCCACTTCATCCGCGACTTCACCGAGCTCGGTCTCGATCCGGCAACGCACGACCTCACCGTCGTGAAGATCGGCTATCTCGTGCCCGATCTGTACGACGCTGCGAAGGGCTGGGTCCTAGGACTCACGCCGGGCGGCGTCGATCAGGACATCGTCCGGCTCGGCCACCGCGGGCTCGACCGCCCGATCTATCCGCTCGACCCCCAGATGCCCGCCCCCGACCTCGCGCCGGTCATCCTGCACTAGCGCCGTTACAGAAAGGGACCAGTCCGCTCTCGCCATGGGCTGTTCGGGCTATCCCCGATGACAAAGCAGCCCGGTGGCGTTAGTCCGTGCGAGTGAACAGCACCGAAACCACGCCCGCGCCCGCCGACGGCGGCCGCCAGGTCGGCCAGGTCCTCGCCGGCCGCTATCGCCTCGCGATGTTCAAAGGCGGCGATGACCTCGCCGACCTGTGGCACGCGCTCGACGACTCCAGCGAGAAGGTCGTGACCCTCGAGATCCTGCGCGATCGGAGCAACGAGCCCGCCCGGCAGCGTTTCCTCGCCGAGGCTCGCCGCATGGCCGCGATCGAGCGTCCCTCGGTGATGCGCGTCGCGTCGATCCACGACGGAGCGACGGACACGTTCATCGTGTTCGACCACCTGATCCCACTGCCCGTCGTCATGACCGAGCTTTCAGCGATCGCGAAGGACGTGAAGCCCGCGACGAAGGCCGCGGACGAGAGGACGACCGTGCTCGGTGCGATGGCGGGACCGACGCGTCCACCCGTTGCGCCGGAGCCCGTCGCAACACTGCAAGCCGCCATCGATGCGATCGAAGCGGTGGACGAGACACCAGCTTCCAATTTCGAGACCGCAGCGCCCGGGACGCCGGCTGCGTCTGCGTCGACCACCGGGCCAACGCAATCGGCGTCGGCCGTGTCCGGCGCGCTCGCCACGGCCAAGTCCGACGTCGCGGCTGTCGTGGCCGAAGTTCGCGCGCTGCTTCCGCAGGGCATCGACACGTCCGCCCTGACATCGTTCATCACGCGCGCCTCGGCGCGCATGCGTCGCGTCGCGGGAGCGGCATCGAGCGTGCGCGGCCCATCATCGAGTCCCGCGAGCGCGCCGCCTCGCGCCGCCGATGTGAAGGGCGATGCTCGTCAGACGGCTGGCACAGGCGCAGCGCAGTCGGTCGCCTCGCTCGGAACGCGCGTCGCATCGAGCGCGGCGCCCTTCATCGCGCGCGCTGCATCGAATGCGGCTCCGCTGATCGCCCGTGTCGCATCGAGCGCCGGTCCGCTGATGGCGCGTGCAGCGTCGAACGCGGGTCCGCTCGTCGCGCGGGCCGCGTCGGGCACAGGTCCGCTCATCGCGCGCATCTCGCGCGTCCACCCGGTCATCCTCGCAATCCCGATCGGTCTGCTCCTCCTTGGTATCTTCGTGCTGTCACCGCTCGACGATGCGATCGTCGAAGTCCTTCGGGGGGCGCCGTCGCCATCCGCGACGGGTGTCCCGCGCCCGGCTCTCGCTCCCGCCCCATTCACGGTGCCGCCGCTCAGCGCGTATGGCGCCGCGTTCGAATCGCAGGGCCCCTATCCGACGACGACTCCGAACGGCACCGTCGAGTGGGTCGTCGCGCTTCGCAACACGGGCTCGGCGGGTTGGTATCGCGGCATCGAGGGCGCGCAGGCCGCACTCGCGCTGCCCAACGGCGCTGGCGTCGCCGTCCAGACGACGGAATACGTCGCGCCTGGCCAGGTGGGCTGGTTCGTCGTGAAGTTCCGCGCTCGCGCGGAGCTGGGTACGTACAACGTGCAGCTCCTGCCGCGCATCGACGGCCGCGGGCCGCTGCAGGACCTCGGCATCTACACCGTCGTCACGGTCTCACAGAACCCGTAGCGTCGCGTCGTGCGACGCGTCCGGACCGCCGTCACGCTCCTCCCTTACGCGCTCGTCGTGCTCCTTGCGGTCGGTCTCGCGATCGCCGGCCGCCTCTCGACTCCGGATGCGGTGAGAGTCGCGTCGTCGACGCCGACGGCGGCCGTCGCGTCGCCGACCGCTGCCGTCGCCTCGCCAACCGCGAGCGTGGTCTCATCGGAAATCGCGACTCCCGCCGCAGCGTCCGCGAGTCCGTCGGCGACCGCGTCGGCTAGCCCGAGTGCGAGCCAAACCGCGAGCCCGACGACGTCGTCGCTCGCCAACGACGCGAGCGAGATGCTGCGCGTGCACAATGCGCTTCGCGCCGCGGTCGGCGCGCCCGCGGTGCGCGCAGACGACCGTGTGACTGCCGCGGCGCAGCGCCATGCGGAGTACCTCGCTCGGAACGACGCGCTCGGTCACGACGAGGTCCCCGGTGCGCCGGGCTTCAGCGGCGTGTTCGTGCGCGATCGGCTCGCGGCGCAGGGGTACAGCGACGCGAACGCCAGCGAGGTCGCGACCTCGTTCACCTCCGGCACCGACGGCGTCCGCTCGCTCTGGGTCCTCCCATATCACCGGCTCGGCCTCATGCATCCGGAGGCGGTCGTCGCTGGATGGGGCCATGCGGAGATCAGTGGGCGTTCCATAACCGTGGGCGTGATCGTGTACGACTTCGCTGCGCCCGCGCCCGACCGCGTGCGCGCTCCGGCACCGGACCAGCGCGTCGCCGGCGCGTACTCCGGCGAGGAGATCCCCGACGTATTGCCCGCGGGCGCCTCGCGACCGGTCGGCTATCCGATCATGGTCGTGTATTCGAGCGCGCGCGCCGTCGATCTGCGCAGCGCGCGCCTCGTACAGGTCGGCGGGCCGGACTTCGCGTACCACGTCGTGCCGCAGCTCTACGAACGCGATTACGTCGCGGTCATACCCGCGGCGCCGCTCACTCCTGGCGCGCGCTACCGGGTGCGCCTCGAGCTGACGGTCGCGGGTGCGGATGTCGTTGAGGAATGGGAGTTCCAGGCCGAGCGCTAGGCGACTATCTGACGGTCACCACCGCGTAGATGCCGAGATCCGGGAGCGGACCGCGGCCGTTGATCGCGGGGCGCAGGCGGATCGTGTGCGGACCAAGCTCGCTCGGCGCGCGGAAGTGCGCGACGAACCAGCCCGTCTGACCGGGCCCGACGTACTGCGTCGATTGCACGGCGACGACGGTGCCGTCGTCGAGGATGAGCGAGGCCTGAGCGCCGTCCACTCCGCGATACCAGCCGGCGGAGCCTGTGTTGCGGAGCGCGAGCGTCCATTCGACCGTGCTGTTCGGCGACGCGTTCGGATAGGGTGCCTGCGACTCGAACGTCGCGCCATACGCGCCGAGCGGCGGCACGTCGAACGCGGGGCGAACGAGAGCAGGCATCGTGCCGGCGTTGGTCGCGTCGGCAGCGGGATGCGTCTGCTGGAGCAACACGCCGGCGACGATGAGCGTTGCCGCAGCGACACGGAAGGAAAGCTCCGGGCGAGCCTTCGCGAACGCGACAGCGCGGCGTGCCCCGCCACGTGAGAGCAGGCTCGACACGGCGGCGCGCCCGCGACGCGTCACGCGACCCAGGACCGCGAGCTCTTCATCGATGACGACCGCGAGCGCGACGCCGTACACGAACGTGCGCGGACGGCCGTAGCGGCGCGTGGGATCCGGCTCGAGACCGCGACGCAGCACGCTCGCGACGCGCGGCGACGGATGCGCACCGAGCAGCTCCTTCGCGATCGCCGCGAGCCCGTAGACGTCGCTCGCGCGGGACGCTGCGCCGCCCGCGGTCACCTCGGGAGACGCGAAGCCGGGCGTGCCGCGCACGACCTCGGGCGGATGACCGATCGGTTCGGCGATGCCGAAGTCGAGCAGCCGCGGTCGTCCGTCGGCCGCGATGAGGACGTTCGCGGGCTTGAGGTCGAGGTGCACGAAGCCGTGCGAGTGGAACGCCTCGACCGCGTCGGCGATCTGGATCAGCAGGAGCGCGATCTTGCGCGGCGGGAGCGCGGGGCCGGTCCGTGCGATCTGGTCGAGCGGCTCGCCCTCGACATGCTCGAACGCGATGAGCGTGTCGCCCAGCGCCTCGTGGATGCCGAGGACCGGGACGATCGACGGATGGTCCAGCGTTTCGAGACGGCGCGCCTCGGCCAGGAAGTGGCGCCGCGCGTCCGAGTCCTTCGGGTCGCGGAGGATCTTCACCGTGACGGGGCGGTCACGCGACTCGTCGTAGGCGCGCCAGACGTCCGCCGTGCCACCGGTGCCGATGTGAGCGGCGAGGCGGTAGCGCCCGGCGACGACCGCGCCGATATCACGACCGGACGGGGAAAGGATCTCGGTGACGTCTGACCGCCTCATCGAAGTGATTAACGGGCCGGTCAGTCGCACGCTGCGTTTCGGACTAACGGGGCAGTACTTGTTTATCGCAGGGGGAGAACCCCCTGCAACCCCCCTGCTACCGCCCTAGCTCGCGAGACCGATGTCGAACGTCGCGGCGTAGGCGTCGCCGTTCTTCGTGACGTTCAGGGTCAGCTTGCCGCCGCTCTGCTGGAAGATGCCGTCGGCGGCGTTCCGCGTGACGCCCTGCGTTCCCTTCTGCGAGTACGGCGTCTGCGCGAACACCTGCGTGTTCAGCGCGTCGTCGAAGAAGAGCTGCGAAGTGAACTCGCTCGAAGACGTCGGACGGATCTTGAAGTGGATGTGCACGGCCCGGCCCTGGTACCAGCCGGGATAGACCGTGGTGAACTTCGCGCTGCCCGATGCGTCGGTGGTCCGGTAACCGCGCAGGAACTTCTGCCCTCGCGCGTTGTCCACATCGGAGTACACGCCGAGCGCGTCGCAGTGCCAGACATCGACGACTGCGCCGCTGAGCGCGGTGCACGCGCTGCCGCTGACCCGCGAGACGAGGAAGTTGAGCGTGAGTAGGGCGCCGGGTCTCACCGAGCCGGTCCCGGGATCCGAACGGATGTCAGAGCGGTTCAGCTTCTCGTCGACGAAGTACGGACCTTCAGTGAGTGCGGGACGCACGATGCATGAAGGCAGCACCGTGGTCGCCGCCGCAGATGCCGCGGCTGCCGCCGTCGCCCCGGCGCTCGTCTGCTGCGCCGCGGCCGTCGGCGATGCCGACGTGAGCGCACCCGGAGCGCACGCCGCGAGGAGCGCGACGCTCGATCCACCCAGGAGCGCGAGGACCTCTCTGCGGCTCAGGATGCGGCCGACCTGCGCGTCGTCGTTGTCGATCGCGTGCTGCTCTTTCAGTTCTCTCTGACCTAGACCTTCACCGTCGCAACGAGGTCGACGACAACGCGGATCTCGTCGACGACGCTGACGACGCGGAACGGGACGGAGGGTGCGGACATCCCGAAGTCGCCGAACTTCCAGGTCGGCGCCGCTGTCGCCGTGGCTGTGAGGTCGTTCCCACTGCGCTTGGCCACCACGTCGAACGTCACTTCTTTCGTTTTGCCGTGGATCGTGATCTGACCCGTGAGCTTGAAGGTGAACTCACCGCTCGCCGGCATCGGGAGCACCAGGCCGCTCGTCTTCGTCGGAACGAACTCCGCCTTCGGGAACTGACGGACCTGCAGCGTGTCCATCTTCACGAAGTTGTCGCGGTCGCGCTGATCGCTCGCGAGCGTTGTGAGATCGAACGTGATCTTCGAGTCGGACGAGAACGTGCCGTCGTCTTTGAGGACGAACGTCCCGGTCGCGCCTGTCGCAACGAGCACCGCATCTGATGGGAGGTTCACGCCCACCAGCTGCTCGCGCACGCGCACCGTCGCCCTCGAGGTGTCACTGATGGTCCAGGTCCCGGTCGTGACAGTGCTCACGCTCGTTGCGGTCGCTGTCGGCGTGGGTGTCGCGGTGGCCGCGACGGCCGTTGGCGCAGGGCTCGCGCTCGGCGCGACGGCTGCTCCACCGCACGCGGCGAGCAGGAGGCTCGCGGTCGCGAGCGGCATGGCAATGCGGGACATGTACCCTGAGCTCATCGTTTCCTCCGCGGTGTGTTCGTCCGACCTTACACGCCGGAAGGCCGCTCGGGGCTAAGTATTCGCTAAGAACGCACCGCGTTATGCGCGCATGAATTCAGCAAGCAGGCGATGGAAATGATGCACACCGCCTTCGCGGGCGGGCGAGTATCGGCCGCGATCGTATAGTCGTGAGCGGACGCCGCGCTGGACGGCCTCGACGATCGCCTCGTCTTCGCGCTCCACCCGATCGAGCCCACCGCCCGCGCCCTGTTCGCGCTTGCTCGCGTCCCACACGAACGGGAGGAACGACACGCGCGTCCGATCCACGGCGAGCGGGGCCACGACATTCACCGAGACGCCCCACGGGTACACGTTGAACATCGTCGTCGGGAACAGCCAGTAGTAATACGCGCCGATGGCCTTGCCGGCGTCGGTGTGCGAGCGCGGCGCGCCCAGCGCGCTCTCGCCGGACTTCGCGATCGCGACCTGCAACACGGCGAAGCGCTCGAGCTCGACCGCATAGGCGCCGTAGTCGATGACCGCGGCGAGGCTGTTGTGCACGTACGGGATGTGGAAGCCCTCGAGGTAGTTGTCGATGTACAGCGCCCAGTTCGCGTTCACGACGTAGTCGCGCGTACCGGCCTCATCGAACACGAGTTGGTCGAACGGGAGGTGGCCGATGCGGCCTCGCATCGGCGCCACGACGTCTTCGAACGTCATCGCGGGCGCGAGGGACACCATCAGAAAGCGCTGCCAAGTCCCGAGCGCGACGTGCGGCAGGTCGTCACTCGCCGAAGGAAAGTCCGCCGTCCCTTCGAACTCGGGCATGGAGTGGAAGCGGCCGTCGAGCGTGAAGCGCCGGCCGTGATAGCGGCAGCGCAGTTGCTGCTGGTGGCCCGCTCCGTCGACGACGAGCGTGCCGCGATGCGTGCACACGTTCGACAGCGCATGCACCTGGTCCTGCGCGTCGCGCGTGAGGAGCAGCGGCTCATCGAGCGCACCGGGCAGCAGCGTGAACGGAAAGACCTGTCCGGCCACCTTCACGACATCGTCGTTCGCGGCGTATTGCCATGTGCGAGCGAACACACGCTCACGCTGAGCGCGAAAAAGTGCGTGATCTGAGTAGACACGGGCCGGGAGTGTCTTCGCGACGCGGATGTCGGGATCGATGTCGAAGTTCGCGCCACTCACGCCGCGATGCTAGCGACGAAGGCGTTACGCGCGCAGCGCGGGGTGGCGCTGCGTCTTGACGAGGAGGACGAGCGCGACGAGCGCGAGCGCCGCTGGCGCGAAGGTCGGCGCTGGCTGCATGAAATCCGCCTAAGACGTGCGAATGCACCGCCTGCGAGCCTAAGCCAAGAGCGAGAGCCACAATGGGAACGTGACCGAAGCGTTCGCCCTCGTTCTCCATTCACATCTGCCGTACGCGCGTGGCGCCGGCCGCTGGCCGCATGGCGAGGAGTGGGTGCACGAGGCGATCCTCGGCACGTACCTGCCGCTGCTCGGCCTGCTCCATGACCTGCGCGACGACGACGTCCCGTACCAGATCACGATCGGGCTCACACCAACGCTCATCGAGCAGCTCGCTGACCATGACATCGACGCGCGTTTCATCGAGTACTGCGACGATCAGATCCATCGCGCCGACACCGACGTTCAGCGCTTCGTCGGGGACGGCAACACGGAGCGCGGTGCGATCGCGCGCTTCTATGCGTCGCTCTATCGCGCGCATCGCGACGCCTACGTCCGTCGCTTCGGCCGCGATCTCGTCGCGGCCTTCGCCTCCCTCGCGCGGAGCGGGCATATCGAGATCCTCACGTCGGGCGCGACGCACGGGTACCTACCGCTCCTCGATCAGGCGTCGGTGCATGCGCAGCTCGCCGTCGGAGCGCGCACGACGCGTCG from Candidatus Limnocylindria bacterium encodes the following:
- a CDS encoding YceI family protein; this translates as MSSGYMSRIAMPLATASLLLAACGGAAVAPSASPAPTAVAATATPTPTATATSVSTVTTGTWTISDTSRATVRVREQLVGVNLPSDAVLVATGATGTFVLKDDGTFSSDSKITFDLTTLASDQRDRDNFVKMDTLQVRQFPKAEFVPTKTSGLVLPMPASGEFTFKLTGQITIHGKTKEVTFDVVAKRSGNDLTATATAAPTWKFGDFGMSAPSVPFRVVSVVDEIRVVVDLVATVKV
- a CDS encoding intradiol ring-cleavage dioxygenase, with amino-acid sequence MLPSCIVRPALTEGPYFVDEKLNRSDIRSDPGTGSVRPGALLTLNFLVSRVSGSACTALSGAVVDVWHCDALGVYSDVDNARGQKFLRGYRTTDASGSAKFTTVYPGWYQGRAVHIHFKIRPTSSSEFTSQLFFDDALNTQVFAQTPYSQKGTQGVTRNAADGIFQQSGGKLTLNVTKNGDAYAATFDIGLAS
- a CDS encoding aromatic ring-hydroxylating dioxygenase subunit alpha, which translates into the protein MSGANFDIDPDIRVAKTLPARVYSDHALFRAQRERVFARTWQYAANDDVVKVAGQVFPFTLLPGALDEPLLLTRDAQDQVHALSNVCTHRGTLVVDGAGHQQQLRCRYHGRRFTLDGRFHSMPEFEGTADFPSASDDLPHVALGTWQRFLMVSLAPAMTFEDVVAPMRGRIGHLPFDQLVFDEAGTRDYVVNANWALYIDNYLEGFHIPYVHNSLAAVIDYGAYAVELERFAVLQVAIAKSGESALGAPRSHTDAGKAIGAYYYWLFPTTMFNVYPWGVSVNVVAPLAVDRTRVSFLPFVWDASKREQGAGGGLDRVEREDEAIVEAVQRGVRSRLYDRGRYSPAREGGVHHFHRLLAEFMRA